cgtgtctatatggcacgggcagcaccactagtgggcggcgtgagatggttaccccggacatgggctaatgattatgctatatatatgtatatgagaaatgttttctttaaagttaagcatgcatggtgtctaccttaagaggcaatcataaGTACATGTTACTCCCTTATCTCATGGTATGCTCCGTATGTCTTATTAtattactgttcatgccttacatactcggtacattactcgtactgatgtcccttcttatggatgctgcgttcattcCCGTAGGTTCAGATAGCCAGCCGAGTGAGCCAGACCAGTAGGACCTCTTTCCAGTTCCAGCcagcaagctccatttggaccGGAGCTATAGCCCTTTGGTATGCCTTGtgacatgtacatatatgggtatggcagggccttgtcctatcCTTTTTGTAGTCTATGTTCCAtcgaggtctgtagacagtgtatatatagtgggggtCGTCATGTGCTTTCAGTTGTCCCTTAATTTTGTGAACAGTATATACGGTGACCAAGTTGGTCTGCGTTGTCATCCTCTGCTTGTatgcttacatatacatatccataggCATATTCCGTAGGATTCTGAGATACGATCTATTGTATAAATGCTACCACGAATGGTACCAGTGGAATATCAGTTAAAGATGGGCCACCAGGTTATCTAGTATAGAGCAGATGCATGTTAGGGGTGCTCGATCAGCAGTGGTCAGGTACtcatcacggctcatcggtttgggttgtGATATCACCGTGGCCTTTCGTtgcttggggcatggatgttATTGGATCCATTAAACCCGCAGCTTCAAATGGCCACCGATTCATTTTAGTTGCCATtgactacttcaccaaatgggtgAAAGCAACGTCCCACAAGTTAATAACAAAGAAAGTGGTAGCTAACTTCGTGCGAAACATCATATGCCAGTTCGGTATACCCGAATCCATCATAATAGATAATGGAGAAAATCTAAATAGCCATATGATGAAGGATATCTATGAGCAATTCAAGATCACTCACCGAAACTCGACAGCCTACCGGCCACAAATGAACGAAGCCGTAGAAGCAaccaacaagaatatcaagaggatattgaggaaaatgactGACAACTATAAAGGTTGGCATGAGAAGTTGTCTCATGCCTTATTGGGATACCGTACTACTGCTAGAACTTTAACAGGAGCAACTCTTAATTTGTTAGTCTACGGTACTAAAGCAGTCATACCTGCCGAAGTTGAGATACCTTCTTTGAGAATTATTCAAGAAGCAGAATTGGACAATGCTGAATGGGTCCGAGCTCGATATGAGCAATAGGCTTTAATAGATGAGAAAAATGATGGTTGTCGTATGTCACGGTCTACTATACCAACAAAGGATGGCAAGAGCCTTCAACAAACGAGTCAGGACTAGACTTTTACAAATTAGGCAGATGGTGCTCAACAGAATTATCCCGCACCAAGATGACTACAAAGAGAAATTCGCTCCCAACTGGCAAGGTCCTTATGCGGTCCGCAAAGTACTCTCCGGGGCAGCGGTAGTACTGGCAGAAATGGATGGACAGGAGTAGCCGAAGCCAATCAACTCAGATGCAATCGAGGGCAACTACGCATGAAGACGAAGTTTCTCGATTTGTAATAGTATTCTGGCTTGTAATCGTTATTCTATTTACTTGTATTAGTTAtttccttttgcttgtaatcgtttTGTAATAGACAGAAAAACAAAAGTACcttttgtaatatgaactacgcaatgacctgattAAACCACAGTGGAATACATAGGCAGTCCATCTGGGACCCGATCACACTATTAGTAAAATCAAAAACTCATTTACTTTTATTTCGAACTACGTTAGACCTGATTCCTActgcgacaggatacgtaggcgctctttgagctcgttcgcaccaaaagaaaaacccaagaaagCCCTAGGAAGCCTCAGAGATAAGACTTCATGAAGGACGCTACAATTGTCGCACACCTAACTAGAGCAGAATTTTTtagaagatctcaaaaattcgaGCCGTCAATCCATTACCGAGAGTCAGCTAACCCAGATTTTAAACTAGGGCAGAAATTTTAAGAAGATCTCAAACTTTCTCATTTATTCAATACCGTAAATGGCGAggcagaaattttgaggtcCCCTCAAGATTTCCCGCAACTCGGAAGATTCGGCACGAGAGTTCGACGATCAAGATTTAAACTAGGGcagaatttttaagaaaaggtctcaaaaattccgcGCGAAGAAGCAAAGAATCTCAGTCACAGAAGAAGGGATATCCCTCATTCAAagcacatgtcatgacaattaCCCTTGACTTTCAAAACAACGCATTTATTTCCCTGCAAATTAGATATCCTTATGGTAActttacaaaaatgattttctgcataatgaaaataaattcatctttcgaATACCAAAGTCGAAGGGTTTCGAGTCTAGAAAGCCGAAGATGCGACAGCGCCggcaacacgaatcaactttaaATAGGAAAAAACTAACTCATTTCTGATGTAGATCCCCAGGACGTCGAAAGACGATCCTTTTTCTAACTCTGC
This region of Lycium ferocissimum isolate CSIRO_LF1 unplaced genomic scaffold, AGI_CSIRO_Lferr_CH_V1 ctg13233, whole genome shotgun sequence genomic DNA includes:
- the LOC132042094 gene encoding uncharacterized protein LOC132042094 translates to MDVIGSIKPAASNGHRFILVAIDYFTKWVKATSHKLITKKVVANFVRNIICQFGIPESIIIDNGENLNSHMMKDIYEQFKITHRNSTAYRPQMNEAVEATNKNIKRILRKMTDNYKGWHEKLSHALLGYRTTARTLTGATLNLLVYGTKAVIPAEVEIPSLRIIQEAELDNAEWVRARYEQ